In Mytilus edulis chromosome 3, xbMytEdul2.2, whole genome shotgun sequence, the genomic window TAGCACTTTGCAAATGCTCTTCCTCATCATCATGCTTACCTTCAAGTGCATATCTTATAGCTAGTCGTGATTGATAGGATAAATGTGTTATGCTTGAGTTAGTTGTGTTTGGAATAAGTCTTTTCAGTTCTATCATTAAACCACTAAGAAAACCATTTTTAGTATATAACATTAAATGAGAATCGATTTCTGCCAAAAGACATGCTGCATATTTATCAGCAATCTCTGTTTTGATGGTATCATCTTCACTACTCTGACATCTGTCTAACTGTAACTTATATTTCTGAGATTCTTCATGACAATATTTTCGTGGATTGATAAATGCATTGTTATGAGTGTTAATTTTGAAGTTCATAAATAATCTTTGTGCAAATCGATGACTTGAGTTTCCTGTTTTGGTTCTATGAATACAgacaatttgtttttgttgtgacgTCGCAATCCTTACTTTTTGACTCATTTCTATAGCTACGTCCCTGTATCCGTTCCCAAGCAACACTTCCAACAAAGATTGAAGTTCGCATTGCTCAAGCATCAACAAGTATAATGCATCCCAAATGTACTGTCTGTCCGAATAAGTTTccaataaattatataattgttttctttggTTTGCAGAAAAGTGACCTACTTGGAATAATCCATCCACTACTATTATGGGAtcaacatatttttgtaaagtGTGCCTGTAGCtgcaaataatttgtttttcgcaCGTATTCATTTCTTAAGATTTATGTTATCCTTATTCTGGCatcctaaaacaaaacaaaaaaaaaattatattcaacaAGATTCATttatggctgacccgtgttaagagagagccacatatcttgcacgtaaaagacacccttgtagatttcaaaaagagcaggctaattcCGCTACTGTCAGCACTCGCACCCGAGTGAAAAGggataaatataagttgcaaaacatGCTTCCAAATCcgctaaaaataaatatgtttaaactaaactaacaaGATTGAATTTATCATCAGAAATCAAgcgaaaaggaaaagaaaaagtGACAATTCTTTAGGTTAAATAGAGTACCAAAATgtctcaaaacaaaatttaacctTTTAAGCATGTGTAACTGATCATGATATTCTTAACTTAGTACAAGCATTTTCTtggaaataaatattttctttctttggCTCTGtttaaaggagcactagctacgaaatatataaaaaatttgaagtatgatttttttttgttcaatcattaatgaaagtgaaatagtgaaaaaataaattacttttagCAGTttaaatggttcaattttgtcaaataaagcTTATAAAAATGGATAGTGAATTATTCACTTActagtgaataattcgacctcattaaaccTGTtctcatgtgaactccaatttaaccccgtagaaatagatagaataacgcatgcattgtccgtgtacggttatttaaaggaaaagaatgtcaacattgaaagtgaaacaaaggtaaataatttgattgactgattcgatccacaaaaatcattcttatttAGGAAAAAACGacgataaatttttttttttttatctataatacaaaatttagtaGACCTATAAAATTCCAACTACACGAGTTGCTTAAACTAttcatatctatgtttatgtttacatcgcttatatggtaaTAGAAGGTCAACTCGAAATTTTATTAGATAGCGTCATTgctaaaattcacacgaaacgaagctaaatcttattgagaccatggcctgttaattgtttattttatacttttgatagtttgggaaaatgtttaacattgttataaataaaaaatgagaatttaagtcaaattggtgaacatgaatttgacagctaatgcccctttaacgAGAGAGAAAACATACATCCATCTGCACAACAGTCTTTTAAAGCGCAAATATTTGAAAGCTACTCTCTATAAACATGTGTACCTTTTATCATACTTGactaaatattataataaatcatTTCACTTTCTCAttaattatcattaaaataaGTCCATCAATTAGTagtctttaaatttgaaattgttgAATACCACATTCAGGTTGCAGTTCTGTAAATACAGACATTGCAATTTTCCaaaggaactccttttacggctaaaactgtacacATTTTACTacggatttttgaaaaaaaattatatcctaAAATGGAACTCTCATATGCACTACTTTTTGTTAGGACTGTGCGACAAATTTTCAACATGTATATGCcccgaacttctaagagtttaaacttatacatACTTTATACTGTACTACCCCTGTCTTCACTTTCCCTCAGAATTCAAGGCTGCcgctacatgtttttttttttttttactaacaaCATTCCCAAGTAATGTCTCTATGAGAGGAAAAATAGATATCATATCTGGTAACCACtaagttaacaaaacaaaatatctatgaatattatatatctccccaaaagaggcgtggttgaTGAAACAGCTGTGTTTAAACCTGAGTTCAACCTTCAAGCACAGAAACTGAAATCGTCTAAATAGAGCAGTATAATAAGGTCACAGGGATATGATTGGAACACAAAGGCTTGTTTACTAATTATATCATGAAAAATTGTTGCCGAGAAAACGTATACAAAGAACCAGATTCAGGAAAGTTTAGGACAAAAAAAATCCTCAGTTTGACACGGAAGGGCTGACTAGTTTAATTGTGATACCCGCCACAGCTACGGTAATCTGTCATTGggaagaaaatccttaatttttcgtaATTTTCAAAGGTTTGCATATAGTTACTAATGATTAATAATTATTACTATCAATATTAATGGCAATTCATGTTAACACAGATGTGCTGACTTGCAAACCTTCAGGGAGAAAACTCTACCAGCAGTTCCACAGATCTAGTGGTTGTAAAAataactcatcataaataccaggattgtaCTTTATTACACCTAACGCGGGTTTCGtcaaataagactcatcagataCACTCGagtaaaaaaacttgaaaaaaaaactaaaaaaagtacgaaattgaagatcattgaagaCCCAgcattccttaaagttttgccaaatacagctaaagtgaTCTTTTCCTTTTGGTCGAAAATGAAAAttgtttcgaaaaattcagttttgtaaacagctaatttatatttattatgaccatatcaatgataattcatgtcaatacagaagtgctgactacaagTCTGGTGATTCCCAAGGCAGGAAAAAccctagtggttgtaaataaattcatcatagatacttttatttcatattcataATATCACGATATTTTCAGTCTATATAAAATCGGAGACTTTTTTCCTCAACATCAATACAATCTAATGTTCATTCAAAAGTCTTCccttataaacaaatatgtattgaAGTTTTATGAACTGCAAtcaaaaacaaagataaatttattttaaacaataaatcaaattcaaaacattgtCTATTGTAAACAACAAGACAGTGTAATGTGTTAACAAGTGTATGACATATCGTACTAAATATATCATGTTTTACAAACACCAAATACGTGTAGATATTTTGATGTCttagttttatttgtttacaattcaatttaatattttgttttaaaattacgTGCTAAATGAGAGAACATTCGGGCATTATACCAAATGTTGATGAGAAAACagtcatcattaaaaaaaaaacagtatctGCTCCAAAACATCAACGTTTTGTTTATTACGTTGTTAACTTGTTTTCCcttgataatatatttttaaatatcttaatgTGTTTCCTTTTTGTATGTTGTACATTAACAGGTTGAAACAATTATCTGAAACTAAACACAGTTTTACCAAGAAAGATGCACACCAAATAAGTAATGgtttcatatataaaatataaaaaagaagatgtggtatgattgccaaggagacaactagatataggaagatgtggtgtgagtgccaactctccacaagagaccaaaatgacacaaaattaaGAATtacaggtcactgtacggccttcaacaatgagcaaaacccataccgcatagtcagctatacaagacTAGTCGTGAACGAATTAAACAACAATATGTTTTAGATTTTGGGAATAGGACCATAGCTTTTAATGAACGAGTCATTTGTATAGTTCATAAAACTTTGTTTGTAAGGAGTTCCTTATTTTGATTTAAACAGAGTGCCATATATATCTTTTTGCTTTTATTAGTGATCGCAGATTTTTCTGTTTGAAACAATTTTAATTATCTAGTTAAACATGTATGTGATTATCTATATCATTACTTATACAGTGTACTTACATATATATGCAATATACTTTACTCCtcttaaaaatgaaagaaattaaaatctttctaTTCACGAGATATATTGACCTTCAATTGCACACGTTTATCTATTAAGAAAACACAACTTCCGGAAACATTGCCTACTTGAATACACTGATGATGTTGATTTATTGTGTAAAGACTatcccaaaaataaaaaaaatgctgtttaAGTTATCAAATGGAATTCCAaagcatttttaattgttctagTTTTTAAAAGTACAGATTTAATACATATGCATTTAGTTACATAACTTGAATAAAGACTGCCTCAGGTCATATGATATTTTAACTTTCAATCTCACATGGAAACGATAAGGATGACACTTACTACAAGTACTGGGTTTTTAATTTGcatgtttaacatataaaaattaagataaacaTTTCCTGGAAGACTAGAACAACTATCTATTTTCAAGATTCGTTCTTTGTaaggaaaattttataaaaaatatatgtttgtttaccCTTAACTGTGCCAAACCAAGTATGTTTTTTATATAGCTTATGAAAgtgataatatttcatttttatacctAAATATGATACCCAAAGCCCTCATTAGAATTTCAATTGTTAAATTATGGCGTTCTGTTGTTATGAACAGTTTTGTAATGTACAAACTacttttaaagtgttttttttttgttatattgataTCCATTCTACCTATGGATATACcatataatcatatatatatatatatatattatctatgtATAAATGCAGaaagaaaggcgaaagataccgcAGAGATATTCAAACAcatatgtcgaaaataaacagacaaagaatagagaaagaccAATAGACACACAATAGACGCACAGTAGTACACAAAACAGAACATAGAAAaagaccaatagacaaacaataaaacacaaaacCCACAAAAACAAACCGGGGTGATCTCATGGGCTCCGGAAGTttaagcagatcctgttcaaTATGTGGTACCTGTCGTGATGTTGATGTTATTGCAAATCCGacaataagtctaattcggtagataaCATTCAGGTAAcggggaacgggattgtagttatgacatgAGGAACATATCCCGTATCATTTGTGAAAGGGATATTCCATACGAAGGTATGAAAGTAACTTCCCTAATGGAAATATTGGTTTAATTTCTTCTTTGTGAAGCAGCAACtctttatcaaggaaatcatgataaaaaaaatacaagcccTTGCATATAGTAAAATTAGGAGACATATACTTCGTATGAGGTGGTGCTGGATTGTTGCTTTATAGAATTGAAAACTTTACAATAATGAAGTCAAAATTATCTCTTTGTCGTTCTGTTTTccaccgaccctcattgtcaatttctaaatataAGTCACGATATGAGGTATATAGACTTAACTGTTCTTATGGTATCTCTTATTTGACGTTAGATGGGGAAGTACATAGTccccaaattttaaattatttagtgaacGACATCAGCTGTATAAcggtaaagttaaaggatactgctagCTTCTTTTCTTTCTTACTCAGAAGTTTCTGTATGAATGAAGCCCaatatgaataaaggaacaagttggTTCCCATGGGCACGCCGAATGTTTGTTGAAGAACGAAACAAATACGTGGTCAaaaaagaaatcaagcatcttggtaATGTCAGATTCAgagaaatatttgtataaatcAGAATGATGTTTTACAAAGACAAATGTATCCCTCCCTTATACAAGATACCTGTATCTACGTTAGCCATTTTATCTTAACAAATCAGAGCAgaaccaactctttcaatttgtctttcaaTTTCGAACgcaaaagtcaaatgttttaatactattgcaataTGAAATAGTCGTAGATTGTCTGTAaatatctttggaattttttagtatccacgtCTGATTCACACCCCCTCTAAAATATGTAGTTTCAAAATAACTTTGAAGCCTGGCTCAGATTGCTGATACAATTGATTTTGATAAttaagaaagaggtttcgtggagcattTGGAAGACTCAGCAGTAttccgttgtttgtaaggacaaaTACAGTGATATTATGTATCTTTTGAAGAAAAATACATGTTTGGTTTTAATCTCTATTGGTTAATCTCTATTTGTTTTCTAATGAAATACTGAAGATAGAATGTAAGTTTACATGGTTTTTCCATGTTTATAACCCTTTACAATAAGTACCTTAGTTGTATCAACTTaacaagtaaaacaaaacaaaactacaaggacaattataattaaaaagtcctttatcaaattgcaaaatcaaaagttcaaacacaacCCACGAATGAAAAttactgtcatatttctgacttggttcaAGCATTTTGGTATGTAGAAAAAGATAGGtcaaacctggttgtatagctagctaaagctCGAACTTGTTTGACAGAAAAAGACGAAAGATCATCTAACATAACTTAACGACAATTCTTCTAACTGTATGATAATATTTTGGTGCGTTTCACCGAAAAGTTTATGGCATTTAGGCTTTTATCAATTTTATGTAGAGTCGACTTGgttgaatatatatgtaaaatccCGATATCCATTTTCTTCCTCAATAATCTTGATGATCAGGACGAATTAGGAGGTATACTATGTACAATGAAAATTATTTCCAAATTAATTGAACAATACACTAGAAAACGATCTGAATTAATCATATGTACACACCTGAATTGCAAACGACAAATATACAACAGATGTATTCCCGCTAGTTACATGTTAATTTTATTCTCTAAAAGCAATTTACAGggaaattatattaattttgttataatgTTTATTTAGACGATATGAAATTGCCGTAAATCATCTAATTTTGTCTGCCATGGGAATATAAAACTTGGAGGAAACAGGAGAGCACACTTTCCGACAGCATGTTACAGTAGAGGAAACTGTTATCACAAATGAAATTGAAGGTACGTATTAGTCTTTGAATACTTACCTATCGTCTGGAAAAATCAACAGATATTTTTCTCATTATTACAGGCATCGCGTTATTATGTTTATATAACGTATAACCTATACAATGCATTTATCtattaatttttgttataccaTATGGGTCAACATTTTCCCACTGTCAAGTTGTTGGTCAATATATCGGTTGTACTTATTTGTCATGCATGAAATTTCACCattcgattaaaaaaaatgttcaaaatttcggACATAACGAATATAtgttaaagttattatttttataaaattgtggaTTTTAAAGTCTCATATACAGTTTTCCGTTTCCTTTGCTCTCTCGCCCACTCGTTTTACTAAAATTAAGTTTAAGACTGTTAATTTGCCATTTGTATTGTAGCTTATTTGCAATAATCTTTCAAGATTGTCTCAACAGTTTTTGCAGCGCTGTACATTTACACCATTTTAATTTGATGTCATTAACAACAATTGtgctttttttcttctaattcaATGTTATGTTGCCTCTGACAATATTGCaaatagaaattaccttaatctTAATCAGATGTTTCGTgcttaaagttaaaaaaaaaaagtttcaatatTAAGATggatgtgtttgccaaaaaagCAACAAGACGAACTGAAAAATCTCAAGATAAAATCTCCTGAAACATGATTTTCTTCCttaataaacagttttttttttttattgctgttgATGTTTATTTTAATCTGACACAGCAAGAACGATTAAAGGctacaatttataatttaaacacgatgttaatttataattttgtaggATAACAGACAGACACACTATTGAAGACATGAATGTGTTTATCATGGTAACCTTTATTCTAAACATGTCAGTCGTTTCATTACATGCATTCAATGTCAACGCAACGAATTTATTTTACCAATACGCACTTATTTGTGGAGCGAAATTTCATAATAGTGCTTTAAACATCTGGTCTTTTCCGTCAGTGCCAAAGCAATTAAATATCTGCGAGGAATGTGATCGTAGTATAGGATGCAGTGCTACTAACTGTTGTCCAGATATAGAACTATCGCGTCAAAAAGTAAAATGTGAAAGCGATATAATATATTCATCAGAACCAGATGAAATTACTAGTGGATATAGAATGTTATCTACGTGTCCCAAAAATACAAGATCAACACTTAATGAACTATGTGTGAAGAGACGAAGCATTCAACAAAGAATTCAGAATGCACCTGTCACGTCTAAATTAACAGGAATGTCATTTCGGAACAAATTTTGTGCTCTATGCAACAATGAAACGGATTTTATACAATGGGATGTTGAtatcattcatacatgtaatggTGCTTCTGAATATTTAACCGCTAAAGATGTTTTGGAAACTATTATTAATAAAAAGTGCGGATTAATTAAGTACCAGCCGGGCACAATAGATGTGATGCAATGCAATAATTCTGATATATCcttaatacatacatgtaacatCACTGGAACGTGGTTGAAATTTAATAAAGACATCGAATTTGCGTGTAACAAATTtgaaaatcgatttaaatatttcaaaaatatattttgctatATTTGCAATCCTCCTGTAATATTTCACGAGAGACCGATCATATCAAAGTGTAATTCAACAGGGTTATGGACGGAATATAGTAGAGATATAGAAAATGCATGCAGAACAGCCGAACAAAGTAAAGTCACATATCCTTATAAAagtatattttgttatatttgtaatcaCAACATTCCGGAGAAAAATGTGTATCACTTTGAGACCTTTTTAGATTCTTTCAagtattatttatttgataatcaCATTCATAAAGATCATAATAAAAAGGTGAACGATACGTTTGACTCAAAAAGTATTTCTAACGACCATACAGAATTTTATCGGTGGCATACTTTGTTATCCTGTCCAATGCCTCTTCCTATTAGTGTTCTGGAGAACGATCcctcaatttttgaaaaactggGCATGATCAAAGATTGCAATATAACAAAGCAATATAACTACATATTCGTTAACGATATGATGAACCATTCTGTGACAATACTATACAAAATGAACCGTGCTTTTGTTTTTTCAGCAGGAAACATTATTTATTCAATTGATAACGATACTCATTTACGTCGTACTGATTGTACGGAGATGCGAGAcatatattttagaatatttacaCCAAACTGTGAATCATTAATTCAAAACAGTCAAAAGGAAAACTATCGGTATCCATTAGAATACCTTTTGTGCGTTTGTTCAATGGAAATCATGATTACTGGTCGAATGCCTTCATTTAATATCTTCCGTATTAAATCGTATTCCACCCTTGGAAGCCAATGCCGTGAACCACAGATATATGATCATTATAAGGTAGGTTTACTGATACAGTTCAAATTTATTCACacataaaagagaggcgaaagataccaaagagacattcaaactcataagtcgaaaataaactaaaaatactcTGGCTGTCTGAAAAGgagaaaaagacagacagacaatcgaaagtacacaacacacaacctagaaaacaaaacaaaaactgagcaatacgaacccaAATCAAAAATGGAGGTGATCTCATATATGAGTCTCAGATGCCTTGGAAGGAAAAACAAACCCTGATCCAAATGTGGCACTgacgtgttgctcatgttaatacCAACCGAATAATACACACTTAGTCGAAAAGATAGGTCATATTCGGGAAAAGGAGGCGACATTAGGAACAAATCCGTTATCATCTGTGATACGGAAATTACGGTCAACCAAGTGCAAATTTTCGGAAGCAATTTTTGCTCTTCTCTCCACAGAATTCGAACGTTTGCTTATGAGATGTCGAGACGACACAGCCTGCACtgtgtccagcgctctagaccgaACTTAAAAAATCTATAAACATTACATGTTGTTACCTAATAACTTAAGATAAAACGTGTATACAAATACTAAAGTAGAAGGAATGATAGAAACTCTTTATTGACCCTCTATGAACTACAGCTAGTGTCCAGATTATATACATCTgttcatttattaatataattgATACTATTTTGAAATGCTTTGATATATTTactattgaaatttcaaagacCAAATAACGTGTCTAATCATACATCCTCTTAAAGTCGTTCATCAAAAAAATCATTCTGCCGACTGAATTGGTAACCACATTGAAAGAGTGGTCTATTGAAATTCACATTGATTGCATACAATGTAGATGCATTTGACTCTTTTCAGTACAAAATTTTAGGGGAAGCATTTGTAAAAATCCAAATTGATACTTCTTATACCTCTTATACTTCAAACAAATGGTGAACATTGCTGCCCTTGTATACTGCAATATATTGGTGTTTTCATGATTCAGCTGTCGTTGTCTTGGTCATGTGCATTTCTGCTGCTTCATCATCTTTAGAAGTACTGAGTCTTCTCTATACAACGTATTCATATTTATGATTCAAAAAGCGATGTTAAATTTGCATTTAGTTATTGTATATCTTGATAacattttattatacatatatcTATCATCTTGTACATCAATTTACAACTTCAATATCAAAAACATCAAGTCCTTACTATTAGGCTACCTCAGTTTATCTCAAATGCAGCTCACACATTCAACTTGTAACCCACatagaatacaaaataaaacttaaGAATGACTGTAAAATGTCTTTTGTTTTCAGTGATAAgacgaaaaaaagaaaaacgattAAATTGACCAGATATGAGTTCTGTTCTTTCATTTATGTTATAAGTACGGATTTGTGattaaaataacaatgtaaaaaacaCGTATATCCGTTTCTACACGGTAGTATTTTGTGTGTTAAGTTTCTAATGTCTTTTACATATTATGTGCAATTTGCAGTATATTCTACTAGAAATTTAATAAAGACTTTTTCTATGGTTATTCTATaactatttattattattttaacagGATATATGTCGTTCGGCTGGATGTTTTGTAAGTAAATATTTCCATGAAAAAGGCTGTGTTGACAAACCGTTCTTTAATATTTACGGATATATTGTGCCATTGAAACTTGAGCAACAGGATAACAGTGAATTAGTTATTGACACAGTTATAACCAACATGGAATTACGATATAATCGGAATATAACTTATTCAACTCGATTTTGTTTGAACGACTCTGAAAATCGAAATGATAGCATATTATTTCTCTTGATAGAAGCTATTAATCAAGTGAATCGCACTGATTTTGAACGTGAATTACTAGAACTCATATCTGGTGAAGATATTGCCCAATATATTAATACCATGAACTTAAAGGATAAAAAGATTATCGCAGATGTCATTTATAGGAGGAATCAGTCAATTTCATGTTTTCCCAGATTGTACCCTCTTCTGTCGAAAATATTAATGTGCAGACATGTAGTTTTCGAGTCGAATGAATACAGCATTGTAGATTTCATTGTGAGAGTGAATGGATTCGTAAATGAGTTTCAATTGTACGATTATCACATAGACACAAACAATAATCTGTGGCTTTGTTTGGAGGATTTCAATTCTTTAGAAATACCAAACGAttataaaattgacatgtattttGTGATATTCATTTTTTGTAGTGTAGTATCGTCATTGTCTTTACTCATGACATTAACAACGTACTGTTTATTCCCAAGCTTGCGAACTGTTCCTGGTAAAAACATAATGAGTCTATCTGTTTCACTCCTATTGCACCATATCACATTCATTCTGTTCATGACGACAAATGAAACCGGAACATTTTGTACCATACTGGCTATTTTAATGCATTATTTTCTTTTGTCGTCGTTCGGAAGTCTTTTTGTTTGTGCGTGGCATATGTTCAAGATCTTTGGCACCGGAAGTATTGCTTTAACAATGGCGGCAAGTAGAAACAAACACTCATTTCGACGATACATCACGTTTTCTTATTTGTACggattaatatttatattaacaaatataatcaTCTATGCGACAATAACTGATGGAAAGTCTATAGGATACGGCGATAGAGATTGTTTTATTTCGTTCAGAGAGCCGATAATTGCTACCTTGATTATTCCACTTGTGATTTTGTCAGGAGCAGATATAATACTGTTTGTTATCACAGTCTACCGACTAAAGAACCGACCACGCATTATGACTGATGATACAGAGAAACGAAAAGATATATGGATATTTTTAAGGCTATTTGCAGCAACAGGATGTTCTTGGATACTTCTGTTAATAAACGCTTTCGTTGAAAATGCAACTTTGGCCTTGATTATTTCCTGTATAAACAGTTTGCAAGGTTTATACATATTTATAGCATACATCTGCAACACACGcgtatataatatgtatatttctAAACTACACAATGGAGAACAGAGCAATAAGAAAAAGAGTTCCCCTTCAACTTCATTAACATCTTTATCAAAAATAAGAATGAATATCATAGAACAAAGTTCTCCATTAATTCAAAGAAAGATAAACACTTAAAAAGCATGCATATTTGTGTTAATTTTGGTATAATTTTCATGCAACTCCACATTTAACttgttttttcattgaaattgctctacatttttattaaaatatttgtctCTCTACTTCAGAAATATGAGTACTCTCGAAATTATGAAATTGATGGATATTTTTCAAGAAGAATAACGTTTTATATGCATAACATTATCCGCTTGACAATAAAACCTGTTTTCAATCAActctattgttgttgttttttttctatatcaagaatgcacatttaaaataaagattgcaaaattcattataaaaaaacaaagaaaatataatttacaaaagcATAAGTTTTCAAGTAAATACTTTACACTGCTATTAGTAATGaataattttacttattttaatgcAGTTCAATCAAAGTAAAAACAAATCAGAAATCAAAACATCCTTTTAACTGTGTTAAATATCCCAGCAGAGCAGAAATGAAAGGATTGCTTTTATTGAGAAGGTACTTAACTAATTTTTTCCTTTCAacaaaagctcgaacacatcaaaaaaatggataacaactgtcatattcctaactggatatcccaaattcatgtatttggttttgatgttatatttgttattttcgtgggattttgtctgatgcttggtccgtttctgtgtgtgttagttacattgtagtgttgtgtcgttgttctcctcttatatttatgcgtttccgtcagttttagtttattaccccgattttgttttttgtccatggatttatgagtttgaacagcggtatactactgttgcctttatttggtacaGGAATTTCTAT contains:
- the LOC139517564 gene encoding uncharacterized protein, encoding MNVFIMVTFILNMSVVSLHAFNVNATNLFYQYALICGAKFHNSALNIWSFPSVPKQLNICEECDRSIGCSATNCCPDIELSRQKVKCESDIIYSSEPDEITSGYRMLSTCPKNTRSTLNELCVKRRSIQQRIQNAPVTSKLTGMSFRNKFCALCNNETDFIQWDVDIIHTCNGASEYLTAKDVLETIINKKCGLIKYQPGTIDVMQCNNSDISLIHTCNITGTWLKFNKDIEFACNKFENRFKYFKNIFCYICNPPVIFHERPIISKCNSTGLWTEYSRDIENACRTAEQSKVTYPYKSIFCYICNHNIPEKNVYHFETFLDSFKYYLFDNHIHKDHNKKVNDTFDSKSISNDHTEFYRWHTLLSCPMPLPISVLENDPSIFEKLGMIKDCNITKQYNYIFVNDMMNHSVTILYKMNRAFVFSAGNIIYSIDNDTHLRRTDCTEMRDIYFRIFTPNCESLIQNSQKENYRYPLEYLLCVCSMEIMITGRMPSFNIFRIKSYSTLGSQCREPQIYDHYKDICRSAGCFVSKYFHEKGCVDKPFFNIYGYIVPLKLEQQDNSELVIDTVITNMELRYNRNITYSTRFCLNDSENRNDSILFLLIEAINQVNRTDFERELLELISGEDIAQYINTMNLKDKKIIADVIYRRNQSISCFPRLYPLLSKILMCRHVVFESNEYSIVDFIVRVNGFVNEFQLYDYHIDTNNNLWLCLEDFNSLEIPNDYKIDMYFVIFIFCSVVSSLSLLMTLTTYCLFPSLRTVPGKNIMSLSVSLLLHHITFILFMTTNETGTFCTILAILMHYFLLSSFGSLFVCAWHMFKIFGTGSIALTMAASRNKHSFRRYITFSYLYGLIFILTNIIIYATITDGKSIGYGDRDCFISFREPIIATLIIPLVILSGADIILFVITVYRLKNRPRIMTDDTEKRKDIWIFLRLFAATGCSWILLLINAFVENATLALIISCINSLQGLYIFIAYICNTRVYNMYISKLHNGEQSNKKKSSPSTSLTSLSKIRMNIIEQSSPLIQRKINT